Proteins from a single region of Anastrepha ludens isolate Willacy chromosome 5, idAnaLude1.1, whole genome shotgun sequence:
- the LOC128865400 gene encoding serine/threonine-protein kinase meng-po, which translates to MGTIEKRSFSFRLRRSIGDGGSTHSKNSNNNSSTCTNNNSLLSPVTSAKLELPNSSASISRRSSIYKKPDKDDSGIIHIVPDIELPLMTFTDQYDVEKTLAEGCFARILLTHHRPTNTTVVLKAVHAELATLKDFQKEFHLNYQLSHHRNILSAYNVAFQTKDYYVFAMEHAPYGDLAANLGPHGLHESACKTISEQLSSALGFMHSKNLVHRDLKLENVLVFTPDFSRVKLCDFGTTTKKGLLVHKVKHTWTSCVPPEVLEIVKNERIICMPSSDSWQFGILLYNILTGSPPWNMADWVKDTQYSNFMKYEQRKTTKIPDSFRRFSPRLMRCFRKYLTHDPEDRCKVTEVTKYMKDRWVECRIASSKSALLISPNPDQDSCIYLNKREGRLSGDDNKLKLKRMMSSYGLDNSIDQTVVRRRVIEWLSTCDTNFDSDLESLAALEVAN; encoded by the coding sequence AGAAACGCTCATTCTCTTTCCGTTTGCGGCGTTCGATCGGCGATGGCGGCAGCACGCACAGCAAGAATAGCAATAATAATAGCAGCACTTGCACCAACAATAATTCATTGTTGTCGCCCGTGACCAGCGCCAAGCTGGAGCTGCCGAATTCGAGCGCCTCGATAAGCCGACGCAGCAGCATCTATAAGAAGCCAGACAAGGATGACAGCGGCATAATACACATTGTGCCCGACATTGAATTGCCATTGATGACATTCACCGACCAATATGATGTGGAGAAGACATTGGCTGAAGGTTGCTTTGCGCGTATTTTGCTCACTCATCATCGGCCCACCAATACAACGGTGGTCTTGAAGGCTGTGCATGCTGAGTTGGCCACACTGAAGGATTTCCAAAAGGAGTTTCATCTCAACTATCAACTTTCGCATCACCGCAATATACTTAGCGCTTATAATGTAGCCTTCCAGACTAAGGATTACTATGTATTTGCTATGGAGCATGCGCCGTATGGTGATTTGGCGGCCAATCTCGGACCGCATGGCTTGCATGAGTCTGCTTGCAAGACCATCAGCGAACAATTGAGCTCGGCGCTGGGTTTCATGCATTCGAAGAATTTGGTGCATCGTGACCTGAAGCTGGAGAATGTGTTGGTCTTTACGCCGGACTTCTCGCGCGTCAAGCTGTGCGATTTTGGCACGACCACCAAGAAGGGATTGCTAGTGCACAAGGTGAAGCACACTTGGACCAGTTGTGTGCCGCCTGAAGTGCTCGAGATTGTTAAAAATGAACGCATCATTTGCATGCCATCCAGCGATTCGTGGCAATTCGGCATATTGTTGTACAACATTTTGACGGGCAGTCCACCGTGGAACATGGCCGATTGGGTGAAAGATACACAATATTCTAACTTTATGAAATACGAACAACGCAAGACGACAAAAATACCCGATAGCTTCCGTCGTTTTTCGCCACGTCTAATGCGTTGCTTCCGCAAGTATTTAACACACGATCCAGAGGATCGCTGCAAAGTAACCGAGGTCACGAAGTACATGAAAGATCGTTGGGTTGAATGCCGCATAGCGTCTTCAAAATCGGCATTGCTCATCTCACCGAATCCCGATCAGGATTCGTGTATCTACCTGAATAAGCGTGAAGGTCGGTTGTCGGGCGACGATAATAAGCTGAAATTGAAGCGTATGATGTCTAGTTATGGTTTGGATAATTCCATCGATCAGACGGTGGTGCGTCGTCGTGTCATTGAGTGGCTATCGACGTGCGACACCAATTTCGATTCGGATTTGGAGAGTCTGGCTGCGCTGGAGGTGGCTAATTAG